Proteins from one Brevibacillus humidisoli genomic window:
- a CDS encoding septum formation initiator family protein, whose translation MAYYYRGNLAVDVDKSRSSVVKKKKTIVIRSAIPTGEKLLYLFLIMVLVAGVGFVGLRYIQISEYNYQIQATKNEMARLQGENADLLLKIEQMSNRERIEQEAKAMGMSPAESVHVIGAAEPGQKDQLAQKE comes from the coding sequence ATGGCCTATTATTACCGAGGAAATCTGGCTGTTGACGTTGACAAGTCTCGATCATCTGTGGTGAAGAAGAAAAAGACGATCGTGATCCGCTCGGCAATTCCCACTGGGGAAAAACTGCTGTACTTGTTCTTGATTATGGTGCTGGTTGCGGGCGTTGGATTTGTCGGTCTCAGATACATCCAGATCTCCGAGTACAACTACCAGATTCAGGCGACCAAGAACGAGATGGCCAGACTCCAGGGAGAGAACGCTGACCTGTTGTTGAAAATCGAGCAGATGAGCAATCGGGAACGGATCGAACAGGAGGCAAAAGCGATGGGAATGTCTCCGGCCGAATCGGTTCACGTCATCGGCGCAGCAGAGCCGGGACAGAAAGATCAGCTCGCCCAAAAGGAATAA
- the mraZ gene encoding division/cell wall cluster transcriptional repressor MraZ encodes MFMGEYQHSIDDKGRLTIPAKFRDGLGTSFVMTRGLDKCLFIYPMNEWKVIEEKLKSLPFTKADARAFTRFFFSGATECEWDKQGRVNIPANLREHAQLAKDCVVIGVSSRVEVWSKELWEQYFAESESSFGEIAEKLVDFDL; translated from the coding sequence ATGTTCATGGGTGAATATCAGCACAGCATCGACGACAAAGGCCGCTTAACCATTCCCGCCAAGTTCCGCGATGGACTCGGCACCTCCTTTGTGATGACCCGCGGTTTGGACAAGTGTTTGTTCATCTATCCCATGAATGAATGGAAAGTCATCGAAGAGAAGCTAAAAAGCCTCCCCTTCACCAAGGCGGATGCGCGTGCGTTTACCCGTTTCTTCTTTTCCGGTGCCACTGAATGCGAGTGGGACAAGCAGGGAAGGGTAAATATACCTGCCAATCTGCGGGAGCACGCCCAATTGGCCAAGGACTGTGTGGTGATCGGCGTATCCAGCCGGGTTGAGGTCTGGAGCAAAGAGCTGTGGGAGCAGTACTTTGCCGAATCTGAGAGTTCGTTTGGCGAGATCGCCGAAAAGCTGGTCGATTTCGACCTGTAG
- the rsmH gene encoding 16S rRNA (cytosine(1402)-N(4))-methyltransferase RsmH, with product MFHHITVLKQEAVDGLAVRPDGVYVDCTLGGAGHSSLIASRLGPDGRLIAIDQDDAALENARQRLSAYGENVTLVKSNFRQLREVVSEQGLQQVDGVLYDLGVSSPQLDEAERGFSYNADAELDMRMDREAPLSAYDIVNQWEEAEIARLIWEYGEEKFSRRIARQIEIHRKQAPIETTGQLVEIIKEAIPSPARRTGPHPAKRTFQALRIAVNDELGAFKESLQQAIELLRPSGRISVITFHSLEDRICKQMFQEHAKGCICPPSFPQCACGHQPTLQIVTRKPITPSEAELSENPRARSAKLRVAEKL from the coding sequence TTGTTTCATCATATCACAGTATTAAAACAAGAAGCGGTTGACGGACTAGCCGTACGACCGGATGGCGTATACGTCGACTGTACACTGGGTGGGGCAGGACACAGCAGTCTGATCGCCTCGCGATTGGGCCCTGATGGTCGGCTGATCGCGATTGATCAGGATGACGCTGCGCTGGAAAATGCCCGGCAGCGTCTGTCAGCCTACGGGGAAAACGTCACACTGGTCAAAAGCAACTTTCGTCAGTTGCGGGAAGTTGTGAGCGAACAAGGGCTCCAACAGGTGGACGGTGTCCTGTACGATCTCGGTGTCTCATCCCCCCAGTTGGATGAAGCGGAAAGAGGCTTCAGCTATAACGCCGATGCCGAACTGGACATGCGGATGGACCGGGAGGCGCCGCTTTCGGCTTATGATATTGTCAATCAGTGGGAGGAAGCGGAGATTGCCAGATTGATCTGGGAGTATGGCGAGGAGAAGTTCTCTCGCCGGATTGCCCGGCAAATCGAGATCCACCGCAAGCAGGCACCGATCGAAACCACCGGACAGTTAGTCGAGATTATCAAAGAGGCGATCCCGTCTCCTGCCCGACGCACTGGTCCGCACCCGGCCAAACGCACGTTTCAGGCGCTGCGGATCGCCGTCAACGACGAACTAGGAGCGTTTAAAGAAAGTTTGCAGCAAGCGATTGAATTGCTTCGTCCCAGCGGACGGATCAGTGTGATTACCTTTCACTCGCTGGAAGATCGGATCTGCAAGCAGATGTTTCAGGAGCACGCCAAAGGGTGCATCTGCCCCCCTTCGTTTCCGCAGTGTGCATGCGGTCATCAGCCGACGCTACAGATCGTCACACGCAAGCCGATCACGCCATCGGAAGCGGAGTTGAGCGAAAATCCGCGGGCAAGATCGGCCAAACTGCGCGTTGCAGAGAAATTGTAA
- a CDS encoding LysR family transcriptional regulator, which yields MDTQLFLTFREVAKWQNFSRAAEALGYAQSSVTAHIQNLENKFQVELFERRGRKIRLTPAGEQLLRYADQVLALLEEAKACLAESAHIPATTTIGTVESLAAFYLPPYVQTFRRQYPETKLLLRPGICSDLRQGVKEGSYDFAIILDELQTHPDLEIIPLQEEELVLIAPPDHRLACAERVLPQDLAGETLIVTESGCSYRTMMENVLRDTDTVLETSLEFGSLEAIKQCVAYGLGIAHLPRIAVQEEVDKGALSVLPFEHPDIRVFRQLVYHKKKWIPRAVHHFFQLLLADADQNGAAAV from the coding sequence ATGGACACGCAGCTCTTTTTAACCTTCCGTGAAGTAGCCAAATGGCAGAACTTCAGCCGAGCGGCCGAGGCGTTGGGATATGCCCAGTCCAGTGTAACAGCCCATATCCAGAATCTGGAGAACAAGTTTCAAGTCGAATTGTTTGAACGACGGGGCCGTAAAATCAGGCTTACTCCGGCAGGAGAACAATTGCTGCGCTATGCTGATCAAGTATTAGCGCTGCTTGAGGAGGCAAAAGCCTGTCTGGCTGAGAGCGCGCATATACCGGCAACGACGACGATTGGTACAGTGGAGTCGCTGGCTGCCTTTTACCTGCCACCCTATGTGCAGACCTTTCGCCGCCAGTATCCGGAGACCAAACTGCTGCTTCGGCCTGGCATCTGCAGCGATTTGCGTCAGGGCGTGAAAGAGGGGAGTTACGACTTTGCGATCATCCTCGACGAGTTGCAAACCCATCCTGATCTGGAGATCATCCCGCTGCAGGAGGAGGAACTGGTGCTGATTGCTCCTCCTGACCACCGTCTTGCTTGTGCCGAGCGTGTACTGCCGCAAGATTTGGCAGGGGAGACCCTGATTGTAACTGAATCGGGCTGCAGTTACCGGACGATGATGGAAAATGTGCTGCGGGATACTGATACCGTACTGGAGACATCACTGGAATTCGGGAGCCTGGAAGCGATCAAACAGTGTGTGGCTTACGGGCTGGGCATCGCTCACTTGCCTCGCATAGCGGTGCAGGAGGAAGTGGACAAGGGGGCGTTGAGCGTCCTGCCGTTTGAACACCCCGATATCCGTGTGTTCCGGCAACTGGTCTATCACAAAAAGAAGTGGATACCGCGGGCAGTCCATCACTTTTTTCAACTACTCTTGGCAGATGCCGACCAGAACGGAGCGGCTGCGGTATAG
- a CDS encoding penicillin-binding protein, with protein sequence METKQRLNIRTLCLGISLLLLFSGLIGRLWWIQSVDAAWIMEKGKKQWERERILQPRRGSILDRNGHVLAYEGKAYKVEAQLKQKGEEPPWWMNDNYVKDPYDTALKLAPILDVPVEKLVKYLTADDVNVTELGANSKKITEEQKEEIYNLQYPIGPDGKRSEVNQLPGIVLHETTRRYYPNNDFAAHVLGYLNYDDTAMMGIELQFDPVLRGEKGELQVIQDAAGYPLPQGERKYKPAKDGKNVVLTLDQQIQDYVEQALDKTVEQYNPKRATVIVSDPQSGEILAMATRPQFDPNDYGKIQNHLNYSISMNFEPGSTFKIITLAAAIEEGLFHPEEDYQSGSYTKVPGKPINDHNNGQGWGRISFLEGVQRSSNVAFVILGYERLQQKRLYEYFKRFGIGQETGIELPGEEEGIMRDLLHPNSPRDVAVTTFGQGVAVTAIQQVAAVGAIANGGELLKPQIVKELRDPHTGQVVQRNQREVVRRVVSEETSKQVRDILETVVTGEHGTGKEFKVEGYRVAGKTGTAQKYDPKTGEILPGSYIASFIGFAPKDDPRLLVYVVIDEPEAKYEELGRYVVAPVFKSVMESSLLYLQQQPELTESKAAPIVKEEVLPNFVGMAASVAKQKAQEAGFQAETIGTGTKIVSQSPGAFEKVLPNSKVTLVTDRVEGVRMPDFTGESLREVMEFAAHTGLQVSVAGSGFVTEQSIKPGTVLSGQQELFVTLVPASGPPGPATGEENDANDGEETEIAQTSAGASDSETASVDSGEKRDWQ encoded by the coding sequence ATGGAGACGAAACAGCGGCTTAACATACGAACCCTATGTCTGGGGATTAGTCTCCTTTTGCTGTTTTCCGGCTTGATCGGACGTCTCTGGTGGATCCAGTCCGTCGACGCCGCGTGGATTATGGAGAAGGGAAAAAAACAGTGGGAAAGAGAGCGAATCTTGCAGCCGCGGCGCGGGTCCATCCTTGATCGCAACGGTCATGTGCTGGCCTATGAGGGGAAAGCGTATAAGGTGGAGGCTCAGTTAAAGCAAAAAGGGGAAGAGCCCCCATGGTGGATGAACGATAATTACGTTAAAGATCCCTACGACACGGCCTTAAAGCTGGCGCCAATTCTCGACGTGCCGGTAGAAAAACTGGTTAAATACCTGACCGCCGATGATGTGAACGTAACCGAGCTAGGCGCCAACTCCAAAAAAATAACCGAAGAACAGAAAGAGGAGATCTACAATCTACAGTACCCGATCGGGCCCGACGGCAAGCGTTCTGAAGTGAACCAACTGCCTGGTATCGTGCTGCACGAGACGACCCGCCGCTACTATCCCAACAATGACTTTGCAGCCCATGTGTTGGGCTATTTGAACTATGACGATACAGCGATGATGGGGATTGAACTGCAGTTTGACCCTGTGCTGCGCGGGGAGAAGGGCGAACTTCAGGTGATCCAGGATGCGGCCGGCTATCCGCTGCCGCAGGGTGAGCGGAAGTACAAACCGGCCAAGGACGGTAAAAATGTCGTTCTCACCCTTGATCAGCAGATCCAGGATTATGTCGAGCAGGCTCTTGATAAGACCGTCGAGCAGTATAACCCGAAGCGCGCGACGGTGATTGTGTCTGATCCCCAAAGTGGCGAAATCCTGGCGATGGCCACTCGGCCGCAGTTTGATCCCAATGATTACGGAAAGATTCAGAACCATCTCAACTACAGCATCAGTATGAACTTTGAACCTGGTTCCACGTTTAAGATCATTACGCTGGCGGCGGCGATCGAAGAGGGGCTGTTTCATCCTGAAGAGGATTACCAGTCAGGTTCCTACACCAAAGTGCCCGGCAAACCGATCAACGACCACAACAACGGGCAAGGTTGGGGCAGAATCAGCTTTCTGGAGGGCGTCCAGCGTTCCAGTAACGTGGCCTTCGTCATTCTTGGGTATGAACGACTGCAGCAGAAGCGGCTGTATGAGTATTTCAAGCGATTCGGGATCGGGCAAGAGACGGGGATTGAACTCCCAGGCGAAGAAGAAGGGATTATGCGCGACCTGCTGCATCCCAACTCGCCGCGCGACGTAGCGGTGACCACCTTTGGACAAGGGGTGGCGGTCACTGCGATTCAACAGGTAGCGGCCGTTGGGGCAATTGCCAATGGTGGCGAGTTGTTAAAGCCGCAGATCGTCAAAGAGCTGCGCGATCCTCATACGGGGCAGGTGGTGCAGCGCAATCAACGAGAAGTAGTGCGCCGCGTCGTGTCAGAGGAGACCAGCAAGCAGGTGCGTGATATTCTGGAAACCGTCGTCACCGGGGAGCATGGCACCGGAAAGGAGTTCAAGGTTGAAGGCTACCGGGTGGCCGGGAAGACGGGGACAGCCCAGAAATACGATCCCAAAACGGGTGAGATCTTACCGGGCAGCTATATCGCCTCGTTTATCGGATTTGCTCCAAAGGATGATCCGCGCCTTCTGGTTTACGTTGTGATTGACGAACCGGAAGCAAAATACGAGGAGTTGGGGCGTTACGTCGTCGCACCCGTATTCAAATCGGTAATGGAAAGCAGCCTTCTCTACTTGCAGCAGCAGCCTGAACTGACCGAATCAAAGGCAGCACCGATCGTAAAAGAGGAGGTACTGCCCAACTTTGTCGGGATGGCTGCCTCCGTGGCCAAACAGAAAGCGCAGGAAGCGGGATTTCAGGCAGAGACGATCGGGACGGGTACCAAGATTGTCAGTCAGTCACCAGGTGCTTTTGAAAAGGTGCTGCCCAACAGCAAAGTGACGTTGGTGACGGATCGCGTAGAAGGTGTGCGGATGCCCGACTTTACGGGCGAGTCGCTGCGTGAGGTGATGGAGTTTGCTGCCCACACCGGATTGCAGGTATCCGTTGCGGGGAGCGGATTTGTCACCGAACAGAGCATCAAGCCAGGTACCGTACTGTCAGGCCAGCAGGAATTATTTGTCACGCTGGTCCCTGCTTCTGGCCCGCCAGGACCCGCAACGGGAGAAGAGAATGACGCGAATGATGGCGAAGAAACCGAGATTGCCCAGACATCTGCGGGGGCTTCCGACAGTGAGACGGCGTCAGTCGATTCCGGGGAAAAAAGAGACTGGCAATGA
- a CDS encoding adenosylhomocysteinase, with translation MNAVAESIIKDIGLAHNGHLKIDWVKEHMPVLNRIRERFEKEQPFAGLKVAISLHLEAKTAYLAKVIQAGGAEVTITGSNPLSTQDDVCAALVEDGIRVYAKYNPAPEEYKSHLLKTLETRPDLIIDDGGDLVTILHSEKRDLLPQVRGGAEETTTGILRLKALENEGKLEFPMVAVNDAFCKYLFDNRYGTGQSVWDGINRTTNLVVAGKTVVVTGYGWCGKGVAMRAKGLGAKVIVTEVDAIKAVEAYMDGFEVMPMSEAAKHGDYFVTVTGNRDVIRKEHFAVMKDGAILSNAGHFDVEVNKVELEALSTAKRVVRKDIEEFQMEDGRKIYLLAEGRLVNLAAGDGHPAEIMDMTFALQAVALEYVNKNYQQIGKKVLNVPYELDESVARYKLEALGIKIDSLTAEQKEYLESWVE, from the coding sequence ATGAATGCAGTAGCAGAAAGCATCATTAAGGATATCGGTCTGGCCCACAATGGACACCTGAAAATCGATTGGGTAAAAGAGCACATGCCCGTGCTCAACCGGATCCGCGAACGGTTCGAGAAAGAACAGCCGTTTGCTGGCCTGAAAGTGGCCATCTCTCTGCATTTGGAAGCAAAAACGGCCTACCTGGCCAAGGTGATTCAGGCAGGAGGAGCGGAAGTAACGATTACCGGCTCCAACCCGCTGTCTACCCAAGACGACGTCTGTGCGGCACTGGTGGAAGACGGGATTCGCGTCTATGCGAAATACAACCCTGCGCCTGAGGAGTACAAGAGTCACCTGCTGAAAACGCTGGAGACACGTCCGGATCTGATCATCGACGATGGCGGCGATTTGGTCACGATTTTACATAGTGAAAAACGTGATCTGCTCCCGCAGGTTCGCGGCGGCGCGGAAGAGACAACGACTGGTATCCTCCGTTTGAAAGCACTGGAAAACGAGGGTAAGCTGGAGTTCCCGATGGTAGCTGTCAATGACGCTTTCTGCAAATATTTGTTCGACAATCGTTACGGCACCGGCCAATCTGTCTGGGATGGGATCAATCGTACGACCAACCTGGTAGTGGCGGGTAAAACCGTCGTTGTCACCGGTTACGGTTGGTGCGGAAAAGGTGTGGCGATGCGCGCCAAAGGTCTCGGCGCCAAGGTAATCGTCACCGAAGTGGACGCGATCAAAGCAGTAGAGGCGTACATGGACGGTTTTGAAGTGATGCCGATGAGCGAAGCGGCCAAACACGGTGACTACTTCGTCACGGTGACAGGAAATCGTGACGTGATTCGCAAAGAGCACTTCGCGGTGATGAAAGATGGCGCAATCCTGTCAAATGCTGGTCACTTCGATGTCGAAGTGAACAAAGTAGAGTTGGAAGCTCTCTCGACAGCAAAACGCGTCGTTCGCAAAGATATTGAAGAGTTCCAGATGGAGGACGGACGCAAAATCTACCTGCTGGCTGAGGGACGTCTGGTCAATCTTGCCGCAGGGGACGGGCACCCGGCAGAGATCATGGACATGACCTTTGCCCTGCAGGCAGTGGCATTGGAATATGTGAACAAAAACTACCAACAGATCGGGAAAAAAGTACTGAACGTGCCGTACGAACTGGACGAGTCGGTTGCCCGCTACAAACTGGAAGCGCTCGGGATCAAAATCGACAGCCTGACCGCCGAACAAAAAGAGTATCTGGAAAGCTGGGTCGAATAA